Genomic DNA from Trichoderma asperellum chromosome 5, complete sequence:
GCCAAGAGACGATCCCAGTCTTCCCCTCCCCAGTTGCCCAGCAGCCCGCCGCTCTCCTCCTCGCGATCCCAGTCATCGTAGAAATTAAAGCTGTATTCTGCTCTCTCGCGAGCGCGCTCGCGCTGCCGTCGAATGCGCTCTTCGGCATCGCCCAGGCAAACCGCCGTGCACTGCTCAACGGCGCCTCGTATCGACCCCAGGCACGGATTGATGTAATGATGCTGAAACGTCCAgatgccggcggcggcattcTCAGTCACGGCCTCTGCATCGTGTGTGATCTGGTTCCAGCGCTGACGCAGGCGCGGATCCTCGAGAAAAGCCATTGCTGGTGGCTGGTCGGCTGGGTTGCTGGGTGTTGTtggtttgctgctgcgcgaAGGCGTACCCAACTGGTGACGTCGCAGACATCCAATGGAACAGCAGATGAGAATAGCGGGCAGCTCAGTGTGCCATCTCTTACAGGCTATTGCTCATAAGGCTCGGCGACCTGCAATCTGCTGCGCGCGCTCGGCGAAATAGCAAAAACCGGACGGTGCTCTGATTCCTGTTGAGGGTTGCGACAATGCAGACGGAGCCCTTCGGTGTTTATGATGAATTAGCCTGAACCGACGCATTGATgaaacagcatcaacaataaGGCGGTGGCACGTGCAGGCATCTCAGACAGCGGCTCGAGCTTATGTAACGCCATCCGGCCAAAGCTTCTTTAGGCTCTGCGCTATAGCTTTACGCTATAACTCGGTACTAATGCATAGAACATTCCGCTGTGTCCGTCTCATTTGATCTCTGGAGACTCGAGGCGAATTGCCTGAGCACAGATTGGACGCCACTTTCGTTCACTTTCTGGGGTGCATACGCGAAACTTACGAGACTCGGCTACAAAGCCTATTCTTTTGTTgagaagattaaaatatcGACGCTGTTGGCAGAAtcctattttttatttttttttattttcacaacatttttttattatatagtaataatactGAGTAAACTTAACAGGAAAACCACTTTATTAAATGTTTAATAGTGTTAATAGTGATTAGTAtgaataaaaatagtataacaTGTACGGCAAAAGACTTGGGAATGTGTTTAAATATGTTGGTTTAATCTGGGGAATAATTTTTTGCGCGTGTAtcctcaacagcagcaaaataACCCCCCTCTGTGATACTACTAGGATTTGACCAATCTTGACAACGCAGAAAGAGCCTTTATCAAAACCGTCATTCGTCGTATGTAGCACTATACTTAAAAGCCTTTACGCGGGctttataaagaaatttgCGATATACTGGTTGATACTGAGACTGTATCTGAAGTCTGTGATACGCATATTCCTCTAGGTTAGATGAAAACCCAACCGAGGGCGACACCAGCTACGGTGCCTCGGCAACTGATCTAGCATGTCTGCAAAAGCGCATACTGCGGATACTGCCAAAATAAATACCGGATCTATTAAGCTAAAACTTTGCTAGCCGAGTTTATGGGTGTTGTCTGTCAGGGTAGATTGGTTTTTATCGTAGAACCAATATTCCAATATTGTATGCAAAGCAAGTAGGATTTGTTGAATATAGCAGAGAGGTttgaggaggaaaaaaaaaaaaaaaaaacttcctcAATCATaaagaaggaaataaaagcaagtaaGTATCAAGTGAtgtaaagatatatatactaataagTTGcgataatatatatatatatatatatatatatatatatataataaggtATTTAATTGGCTTCCTTGCAACTAGAGAGAAATGCCTTTGTTTCATTTCTGTTACTTTCACTGAATGGACTTAGTATTGATGATATTTTACTTCTTTCAATATATTATCTTTCATAAATTATTCTCCGTAGCTCACGCTGGCTCCATCTATGCAACTAacaataattatttatacaAAAATCCTCCCATCATCGAAGGGCTCTTCATGGAGCACGGCACATTCTTCCATTGTTCGCGACCGTCCAAGCCTCACTGCCCACAAGGCGGTTGCCCCAGAAGAGAGAGTTGGGATCATACTTCTTCTTGATGGAAAGAAGAGTGTTATAGTTGGAGCCGAAGAATTCCTGCTGGAAGTTGGGCTGCTGGAAATCACCCTCGTTCATGTAGATGCCGCTGCCCGGGGTCACGGCCTCAAGCTGGGGCATATACTCGTGAGTAATGGTGTTCTGGTCCGCGACCATCTGTGACCAAGGGGCCGTGTTGTTCCAGGGGGTGCCAATCTGCAGATGGATCGTGGTGTTTCGCCATGCGGGCAGGACTGCGTTGTTGACGCCGGCGGGGCGAGCGTAGTTTGCGGAACTGCCGGCCATCACGACACCCTGGGCGGTGAGGTTCTGGATGACAGCCTGGAGACCATCGTTGTTGTTGACGAGGACGCTGCGGGGGATCAGCCTGCTGCCGTAGTTGAAGTCGCCGACATCGAGGCTTCCATAGGGGAGAGGGCCCATGTAGGTGCTGTAGTGGTCAAAGTATGAAAGCTCGGTGTACTTGATGGTTGCGGGAACTCCGAGCTCAGAGAGCAATGCGGTGAAAGGAGCGAGAACAGTGTTCTCAACGAAGTCGGCGGTAGAGTTCCAGACGGTAATCGGCTTGACCTCGAGGATCTGGTTGTTCATGAGGTAAACCACCATGGCACCCTGATCGATCATGGTAGGAATCATGGCATAGAACTCGGAAATGACTCTGTTGAAGTTTTCCTGGGTGGTGGAGGCGGCAAAGATGTCAATCTGAGCGCCACCGACGATAGCCTCGGGATGAGCCCTGACCGTCATGGAAGTGACGACACCGAAGCCGGGGCCGCCTCCACTCAGAGCCCAGTACAGGTCGCTGTTCTGGGAAGGAGAAGCAGTAAGGACAgtgccagcagcagtgacAACCTCGAACTCAAGAGTCTGATCGGCGGCGAGACCAAACTGGGTGCTGAGAGCAGAGTGGCCGCCGCCCTGGGTGAAGCCTCCAGCGACGCCGACGGTTGGGCATTCGCCAGTGACGGCGACAAATCCCTGGGCGTGGGCAGCCTCGAGGATTTCAAAGCCTTGGATTCCGGCGCCGACCTTGATGGCAGCGCCAGAGTAGCCTGCGCTTGAATAGTTCTTGATGACGGAGACAGACTTTAGGTTATGGGTCCAGATGCCCAGGGCGCCAGCACCGGTAGAGCGGCCAAAGAAGctagatggagagaagaaaggttATCAGACGATGCTTCCTGAGGGACGATGCTATAagtaaacaaaacaaaagtgAGGTCGGCATACTCATGGCCAGTGTTGCGAACAACGACGCGGATGTTGTTCTTGGTTGCGAACGCCAGGGCGGCGGACACATCAGCGGTGCATGAGACGTTGACGGCATAGCTGACGTAGTTGCCCAGGAGGCAGGGCTGAGACTCGGGGGTGAAGGCATCGCAGCTCTGGTTGGCGAAGAAGGGCTGCATaaccgacgacgacgtcACGTAGCTATATTATCACATTCCTATTAAATCCCCATTCGTTGCGCAAGAGGTGCTGGAAACGAGGCATGTACGAACTGTGTTTGCGGCAGCTCCCAGTTGGCTTGCAGATTCGCACAAACGGCCTGGTTGTATTTCGGGTCGTGGCATGGCGTTCCGAGAGGGACGGTGGCGATGAGTCGGCCTCCGAGTGTGTTGTTCAGCGCCGCCCATGAGGCAGCGGATGGCCATCCAGGATCGCCGGGAAGATTGCGGcatggaggcggcggcggaggaggaggaggaggaggaggagggcgagcAGCTGTGTCTGCGGTGGCAGTGGTGTCTGCGTTGACAGCAGCAAAGAGCGCGACCGCGGCCGCGATGGAGGCTCTCATCTTGTCTTTGTCTGTGTTTTCCTAGGCCTCGTGTGCTTTCCTAGGCGTTGCAATGGCGAGGTGAAGCTCGGGTTTGGGCAAGAAGATAGATATCACGACCAGCGTGCGCCGTTGCGGCCAGTATATACATGCAGTATTGTGGATAAAGTCTATCGCATCGTACTATCGACTATGGAGACGTTGGAGACGCGGAGATTGTATAACAGGTGAGAGTAGCATCCCGGCGTGCCGCCTGTTGTAGAATCATGCCTCGGCTGGGTGGAGTAGTGGTCTGTTCAACGGCCAAGTCCGCAACTGGACTCTTGCGACGAGAGTCTGTGCCGATACAGTAACCACATCAGCACAATCGTGCCGGACACGTGTGGCACTAGCAACGGTCACTAGCATTCCAATCCACCCATCTCATGGCGTCTTCTTATACGGAGCAATAATATCTAGATCATACTACTCGTAGTTCTATtgccaagatgctgttgcCATATCTGCTCTATTATAGTCTATATTATAGCATTCTAATTCCACGAGAACCCCTTAGCGCTGGCGAGATTGATTGCAAAGCAAAGGTCGCTTATAATTCGAACTTGTAGGCATTGGAGCTCCAAGCCTGACATGGATATCTCGGCCCAATTCCAAGCAGATGGAGGGCCTTCCTGTGTTTAGGTCTCCCTCACctggcagcttctccagcaacGGCGGACGTGTACAGCAAAGCGTGCGGCGCAGCCCTCCCAGATTGGTGTCCTCAGCCGTCCTCGGACATGCACCGCTTTCAGCTACAGTAGCATCGCTCCCTGACCTGAGACCGAATTCATGCTTAGCCCGTCTTGGGGCCAAGCCCGATCTACGATAAAGGCATGCGAGCCAACCCCCTTTCCATGCAGCTTCCAGGGGCCAGGTCGGCTACACACACCCATGATGTCGGTGGTGGCACTAGCAGTGTCTACCGCCGCATGGAGCGAATGTCTGCCCTTGGTCTTTTCCCACCTGGGCTGCCAAGAGTTTAATAGCGTAGGAACTCGGCACTGgctcagctgcagcttgaGGCTGGAAAAAATTTCAAATCCTCAGCTTTGCCCGCGATGCCGTATTTCCTATGGTTGCTGGGAGGCAATGGCCCTACGTGGGGTAGGTTTCTTGCGTTGTTTGGTAAGGTCAAGTGGCTCTTCCCAACAGACTGGGAGATTGCTCTTCTCCATACAAGACCAAAATCCACTCACCAATCGTGGAGACAGGGATTGTTCGCCGTGGCTAGCCACTTACTCACTCGCACATTCACGCGCCGTGCAGTGCTGTAGACGCAGGACAGGGTATTTTTGTACGTAGTATGTATGGGAACAGTTCCTATTTTAGGCAGATCCACCTCACCGGCATCAACTGTGGCCCTCGCGTGGTGCGAAGCAACTAAGAACCTTGGAAGACTCTGCCAAGTCCCCAGTTGCGGGCACTTTGCCAGTCTAAGAAGCAGACCTATGCCTCGAGGCTCCAACACCTCGTTCCGAATATCCAGCTGACACATACTCTGGCTCAAGGAGATGCTCCCCCTGCTCCTATCATGCAAAAACGCTTCATGGCCCTCGTGGTCCCCGCGAATGTGATCATGTAAGACTTAGACAAGCTTCTTGAAGAGGGCCCTGACAGATGCATGGGATGGAAAAAGGCCATGTTCCAGAAGCCTACTGTCAAGGGAGAATACTCAAAGGTGCGCCGGATCTAAATCTTGGCCGCTTTCTTGCGATATTATGGAATGGAGAGAACGCGCATTTCAGCCTTTCTAACGAGACTTTTTTCCGCCCTAGCCAGCTGAATCTTCGGTCGGccaattgttttttttttctcgccccCCCTAACTCACTAGAATCCGGTGAGGTTGTGTCTAGGTCTTACTTTGGAGGCCAGATCTAATTGCCATCTACGAAGGTAAATGCCCGTGCATCTTTCAGGATTCCTTCCAGATCTTTCTGCGTGAAGCGGAAATTCTCTTATCCAATGGTTGCAACCTCTTCGGGCAATACCCCGTGCCCCCTTGGATCAATTCTCGAAAATATTGGCTGCCCCCCCGGCGCCTTGCCTTCTATGGCACCCGGTTCGGGAATAAACCCTCATGCCGGTATCGTGGTTTGATTGGGTTCTCGACCACGTTGCGGTAGCAACATGGGTGTTCCTCTTATCAGCTAGTCCCTCCAGAAGAAcgttgaagaaaaaagttgACCCATCAACGTGTTTGGATAGTCGCTTTTGAAAGGATTCTGATCCTGCATTTCTCCGAGGCTAGAGTATGGGGTTTGCATGACATCAAAGACCTACTACCGGGACTTTTTCCTGATATAGATGCATATATACCGGCAATGGACGGTCACAGTTCATTATCACTTTTGCTTGTTCTTACTAAACACGTTCGGTCTCAGGTGGGATACTCGCGTGACCAGTCTACGCGAAAGCAAGGAACACAAGACAATTCCCTCTCAGTTATCTGGTTTAAAACGACTGAGTACAGAGCGCAGAAATGTGATAGAGATGGCTGCAGGCCCATGTCGATGTCAACGAATCCAGGGTCAACGTTCAATCTTTATTTCCCATACTAAGCGATGCTAGATGGCTTAGAAAGACAAGGTAAGCCAATGCTGGTTTACGAGATTGCGATATTGTTTGCCTAAGCTTGACTGACTAATGGCAAACCATCCCAACGGTAGCCTAAGATTCCTCAATGAGAAATCCTAAGCGAGAAAACCAAAGAGTGCGAAGAATTACTAAAATGGGTAGTCGCCTTTAGCTACAGGCAATCTTAGCACTGCTCGACCGGATTTTCCGTTGGAATCCAAGTTTCTGATTATCCCACACGTATAATGATTTCCATGTCAATCAACGTTGACAAGTTATCACAAACTATTAGCGTCGATGATTTCCGGCTTCCGAATGAGATTCTAgtggagaggaaaaagaatgaaaagatCACCATGGGCCGTGAGCACCCATAGCGCCGCCGATCGTTTGCAGATCGCTCTCTGCACGAAGATCCGGGGCTGCTGACAGCTTTCCGAATTGCGGGAGCGAGGAATTGATCGAGCGCGGAAACCGGTGTTTACAATACCAATAATTCCTATGTCGGCCCAGTTAGTTTGGTTTTTTACTTTCTCCTGCTTTTTGGTGGGTTTAATGGTGGTGTTGTGTTGACGCTTGAGCCCGGCAGACCGAAAAGGAAGGTCTCGGAAGCTAACGGACACAGCCTCTAGCCTTGGGAGGAGCTATAACACGAGGGGCCCGTCCGGGTCGTATCGAAGGGCCTCTAAGAGGGGTtatagaaagagagaagactCGTATAGAGCCGAAGAATAGGCCTATTTGTAGCTTTTTCGCCAACTAGGCGATGATGGAAAAGAGTCCTAAAAGGTTGACGACACATTCGGCAAACTGTGCGATGTACAGCAGATAGCTCCTATGCCATACATAGGTAGCTTGTACAAGTAACTGCGTACAGTACCTGACGGGCATGTACCTGGGGAAGTGCATTCCAGACGTTCAGCCGAAAAAGCCAAGTCTCGGAGCATGGCAATAGAGTTGGCTTTAGGGGAATTAATTCTCTCAGACCTTATGCTGAACCGCGTCTTCGGTGTTCCATTGAGTCTAATTTCGAAACTACACGTGCTTAATCTGACAAGTTCGTCTTATCTTCATGCATCTTGAGTTTGAACCAAGCACCTGCAGCCTGTCGTCTGAATTTCAGGGCCTCAGGAGTTGTCCTGCTTGCATATTGCGCATCTCCACCAAGCGTTTCACGGGGAATCTTCAGCGTCGTACCGCGAGTCTAGTGCCTCTCTCTAGCATTCAATTCAGCTTAGGGCTCGGGACCTACATCCTGCTTCGGGCGGACGCTAAAATATTGAGGCTTGCAGAAGTCGGTTTTGAGTGACATCCCTACCATGTTc
This window encodes:
- a CDS encoding uncharacterized protein (EggNog:ENOG41~CAZy:AA7~SECRETED:SignalP(1-17)) — translated: MRASIAAAVALFAAVNADTTATADTAARPPPPPPPPPPPPPCRNLPGDPGWPSAASWAALNNTLGGRLIATVPLGTPCHDPKYNQAVCANLQANWELPQTHYVTSSSVMQPFFANQSCDAFTPESQPCLLGNYVSYAVNVSCTADVSAALAFATKNNIRVVVRNTGHDFFGRSTGAGALGIWTHNLKSVSVIKNYSSAGYSGAAIKVGAGIQGFEILEAAHAQGFVAVTGECPTVGVAGGFTQGGGHSALSTQFGLAADQTLEFEVVTAAGTVLTASPSQNSDLYWALSGGGPGFGVVTSMTVRAHPEAIVGGAQIDIFAASTTQENFNRVISEFYAMIPTMIDQGAMVVYLMNNQILEVKPITVWNSTADFVENTVLAPFTALLSELGVPATIKYTELSYFDHYSTYMGPLPYGSLDVGDFNYGSRLIPRSVLVNNNDGLQAVIQNLTAQGVVMAGSSANYARPAGVNNAVLPAWRNTTIHLQIGTPWNNTAPWSQMVADQNTITHEYMPQLEAVTPGSGIYMNEGDFQQPNFQQEFFGSNYNTLLSIKKKYDPNSLFWGNRLVGSEAWTVANNGRMCRAP